In the genome of Abyssalbus ytuae, the window AACAATATTATGTTTATATGCTTGAATGCAGTGATAAGTCATTTTATATAGGAATTACCTCTGATATTGAAAAAAGGCTATATCAACACAATGCAGGGAGCAATTAAAATAAAGAAACAACTAAAAGGCTGGAGCAGGAAAAAATTGCTTTAATAGAAAAAGAAGGGAAAAATTGATTGAATATTTCAAAAACTATACTTAATATGGGTCTATGACAGGCGCAGACTGAGAAAAAATATAATTTATTTAATTAAAAAAATGCAAATAGGAAATAACCAATTATTAAGATTTACAACCGCAGGAAGTGTAGACGACGGTAAAAGCACATTAATTGGCCGATTATTATACGATTCAAAATCAATTTTTGAAGACCAGCTTGAAGCCATAGAAAATACAAGCAAAAAGAAGGGACATGAAGGTGTTGATTTAGCTTTATTTACCGATGGGCTCCGTGACGAAAGAGAGCAGGGAATAACAATAGATGTAGCTTACAGATATTTTACTACGCCAAAACGAAAGTTTATAATTGCCGATACTCCCGGGCATATTCAGTACACCCGGAATATGGTAACCGGAGCATCCACTGCAAATGCAGCAATTATTCTGATTGATGCACGCCACGGAGTTATTGAGCAAACCAAAAGGCATTCTTTTATAGCATCACTTCTTCAGATTCCTCACATTATAGTGTGTATCAACAAAATGGACCTGGTGGAGTTTTCGGAAGAAGTTTATAATAACATCATTTCCCAATATGAAGAATTCTCATCCAAACTACTGGTAAAAGATATAAGGTTCATTCCTATAAGCGCACTTTTAGGAGACAATGTGGTAAACAGGTCTGAGAACATGGGTTGGTACCAGGGAGCTCCTTTGTTGCATACTCTCGAAACAATGCATATTGCCAGTGACATTAATAAAGTTGATGCCCGTTTTCCCGTACAGACGGTGCTAAGGCCCCAGAACGACCAACATAGGGATTACAGGGGCTATGCCGGAAGAGTGGCCAGCGGAATTTTCAGAAAAGGTGATGAAGTAAGTGTCCTCCCTTCAGGATTTACTTCTAAAATAAAATCTATTGATACCTACAACGGAGAACTGGAAGAAGCCTTCGCTCCTATGTCAGTTTCAATTCAGTTAGAAGATGATATTGACATTAGCAGGGGAGATATGATTGTAAGAACCAAAAATGTACCCGAAGTAAACCAGGATATAGAAGTTATGCTTTGCTGGCTTCATAATAACCCTGCAAGGCCAAGAGCCAAATACACAATTCGTCATACTTCCAATGAACAAAAAGCAATGATAAGAGAAGTGGTTTATAAAATTGATATTAATACACTTTCCAGGAAAAACGATGATATTGAAATAGGAATGAACGATATATGTAAAGTTAAAATAAGAACAACCAAACCATTAATGTACGATTCCTACCGGGAAAACCGGACTACAGGAAGTATCATTTTAATTGATGATACTACTAATGAAACAGTGGCAGCCGGAATGATTGTGTAATTAAGGATTCATCTTATTTTTTCTCGGTTGAGAAAAAAATTGTTCGGGAAATTCTTTGTTACTTAAAGAAGGTTTTTTGTTATAAATATAACTCTCATATAAAAAGAACTCGTATTTTTGCCGACAGAAATAACCTATGAATAAAGTAAAAGGAAGAACAAGGGCTCAGGAGTCAACAGGAGCAATTGAACGGATGTATATTACAATGAGGCATTTGTTCAACAGGGGTTTTTATAAACCTATGGGTGTTTCGGGAGAAACACTAAGGGAATCATTACTTCAATTACGTCCTGAAATTTACGGTTCTGTGGCGGAAGAGAAAATTGAATTAAACGGCTTAACTTACATATTGGACAGGCTTCCGCAGGGTATTGAAGAATGCCGCTACATTAACCTTACCTCGGACGAAGGTTATAATTTATCCCATTTCAGCCCTATAATACCACCAAAACGAAGAAGGAATTGTTATCGCATTGATGAAGAACAAATGAATATTGAGATAACAAGAGGCCGGTCAGATATTTATGACATACTCACCCATTTAACTTTTTTGTTTATAGAATCTCATAAAATTTTTAAAAAAATATATATTGAAGATTCAGGTACTACCATACGCGACTGGAAAAAGCTGGAAGAAGCTGTGAAAAAAAAGAAACTGACCCAAAGCGAAAGGGAAATAGCCCTCAGTCATGTTTCAAATATTATTGGTCGTACTTTTGACGAAGTTTTAGACGCACATAAAATTTTTGCTACTAAAGAAAAACCGGAACAGTTTTTAAACATAATTTATTGGATGGGCAAGCTTTCTTTAGATGAAGAAATTTCAGGAGAAAAGCGCACAATAACTTTCAGTCCGGTTTTACGGGAACGTTTAGGACATCATATTCATGGAGAAATCTGGGCAAATAATATTAAAAAAACATTAAAAAAGAACCACCTTTTGGGCCGCCCCATACATATCATAAGTGCTAATATGCACAGCGTCATGAATTACCTGTATGCTCCGCTGATCTTTAAAAAAGAATTTGACAATGCAAAAAGTGAGTATGAAGTTTTTGAAAAACTGAGTCAGCCCGAAAATGCTTCGCTTACTAAAAAAATAAAAGACTATGCCGAGAAAAACGGGATGATTAGTATAAAAGATACTTCCGGCACTAACATAGACGTACAAATATTTGACACTTCCCGACTAAAATATAATAACTCTTCAAATTTGGAAGAAGAAAAAAAACCTGTTTTATTTGTAATGGATTACGCTTTTGGCGAACAGGCTTATGAAACTATAGATGAATTTTTAAAACCATACAAAGAAACCAGGTCCAACGTACAATTTTTAAATGTGGTATCAGTTTCTGTAATGGGGAAGGCAGGTATTCTTGAAGGAGGTAAAGGAGATTTAATGATCCCTACGGCACATATTTTTGAAGGTACCGCAGATAATTATCCTTTTAAGAATGAGTTTTCTAAAAAAGATTTTGAAGGAAACGGATTGAAAGTTTTTGAAGGATCTATGGTAACGGTATTAGGAACCTCTTTACAAAACAGGGATATTCTTAAATTTTTTCATGAAAGCACCTGGAATGTCGTGGGAATAGAAATGGAAGGAGCCCATTACCAAAAAGCAGTCCAGTCGGCCTCAAAAATAAGGAAAAGCATCTCCCAGGATGTAAAAGTGAGATATGCTTATTATGCTTCCGACAATCCCCTGGAAACCGGAAGCACACTGGCATCCGGAAGTTTAGGAATCACAGGGGTAAAACCCACCTATTTAATAACAAAAAAAATATTAGAACAAATATTCAACTCTTAAATACATGAGCGAAAATATTAAACCCCAAAATTCATCTGAAGAAGTAGATTTAGGCCAATTATTCAAACTTATTGGCGATGCATTTAATAAGTTATTCAGGTTTATAGGAAATATTTTTAAATGGATATTTCATTTCCTGATAGGGATATTAATTTTTGTTCAGAAGCATTTTTTAAAGTTTGCCATTGCTGGTTTAATAGGATTGATAATCGGAGGTATACTGGATTACCGAAAAGAACCGAAATACATCTCCAAAATGGTGGTAGAGCCTAATTTTCAAAGTGTCCAGCAGCTATATAATGATATTGATTTTTATAATGAATTGGCTTCTTCCAAAGATTCTGTCACCCTTGCCTCCTCTTTGAATATATCGGTAAGTGAAGCAGCTTCTATTAAGGAAATAAAATCCAGGTCTTTTTCCGATGAAAATCAAAAATTTAAATTATTCGATGCTTTCCTGAAAACTCTTGATACCACTACCAGGGCAATTATAGATTATAAATCTTTTCTGGATAACTTTAATACCTTTGACGCACGTTTTCATGAAATCAGTATTATAAGCACGAACAGTAGGGTGGCAAAAAAAACCCAAGGGGCTATTATATCCTCCATCACTAATAACGATTATTTTGAACTTCAGAAAAAAATAAGTGACGAAAATATTGTACTGCAGGAAGAAATATATAAAACCCAATTACAACAAATAGATTCTTTACAGAGATTTTACCGGGAGGTTATGCTTAAAACTGCTGAAAAAGAAGGTGGCGGTACCACTATTAATCTGGCAGGAACGAAAGAAGATACCAAAGAACTTGAACTCCTGAAACAAATAGACATTCTGAAGGAAAATTTAGTGCTTCTTAACCAGGAAAGAGCCAATAAAGCCAATACCCTGAATGTAATTTCTGCTTTTCCAGAGCGTGGTGTAGAAATGAAAAAAGTTTTTGACAGGTACTTATTCTGGTGTTTTGGGGGGGCTATAGCAGTCATGTTTTTAGTATTAGTTTTAAGGGAATTAAACAGATTTTTAGAAAAATATCAGAAAAACAACATGGCCAAATGAATATATTAATTACCGGTGGGGCAGGATTTATAGGATCGCATGTGGTCCGGTTATTTGTTAATAAATACCCGCACTACAATATTTATAACCTGGATTTATTGACTTATGCCGGAAACCTCGAAAATTTGAAAGATATTGAGGAGAGGGAAAATTACACCTTTATAAAAGAAGATATTAATGATAGCATCAGAATAAATAGTTTATTTGAAAAATATAAATTTGATGCAGTGATTCACCTGGCGGCAGAATCACATGTAGACAGATCGATTACTGATCCTTTGGCATTTGTCAGAACAAATATAATGGGGACTGTGAATCTCTTAAACGCTTTTAAAGAAGTATGGAAAGATGATTTTAAAGGAAAAAAGTTTTATCATATAAGTACTGATGAAGTTTATGGTACCTTGGGAACCACAGGTTTTTTTACGGAAACCACCCCGTATGACCCCAACTCACCCTATTCTGCTTCTAAAGCCAGTTCGGATCATTTTGTCAGAGCTTATGGAGAGACCTATGGATTGCCATACGTTATCACAAATTGTTCTAATAATTATGGCCCTTATCAGTTTCCTGAAAAATTAATCCCACTTTTTATCAATAATATTATTAAAAACAAACCTTTACCTCTATACGGTGACGGAAAATATACCCGGGATTGGTTATATGTTATAGACCATGCAATAGCCATAGACCTGGTATTTCATAAAGGAGAAATTAAAGAAACTTATAATATAGGAGGATTTAATGAATGGCAGAATATTGATTTGGTTAAGGTGCTGTGCAAATTAACGGATGAAAAACTGAACAGGCCGGAAGGCTCCTCAGAACAATTAATTACTTATGTAAAAGACAGGCCGGGGCATGATAAAAGATATGCCATAGACGCCTCAAAAATAAATGAAAAATTAGGCTGGAAACCTTCAGTCACTTTTGAAGAAGGTTTATCAAAGACCATTGACTGGTATTTAGATAATCAGCAATGGCTGGATCATGTTACTTCGGGCCAGTATCAGAAGTATTATGAAGAAATGTATAAAAACCGTGAATTAAAATGAAAGGAATAGTACTTGCCGGTGGTTCCGGAACAAGATTACACCCTTTAACGTTGGCCGTAAGTAAGCAGTTAATGCCTATTTATGATAAGCCCATGATTTATTATCCGATCTCGACGCTTATTTGGTCGGGAATAAAAGATATCCTAATCATATCAACGCCTCACGATTTGCCATTGTTTAAAAAGCTTTTAGGAGACGGAAAAAAATATGGCTGCAATTTTCAATATGAAGTACAGGAGGCACCAAATGGATTAGCGGAGGCATTTATTATAGGAGAAGAGTTTATAGGAGTAGATAAGGTAGCACTTATATTGGGAGACAACATATTTTATGGAACTGGGTTATCCAGATTACTTCAGGCAAATAACAATCCTGAAGGAGGTATAATTTATGCCTACAGAGTTCATGATCCCGAACGTTATGGTGTGGTTGAGTTTGATAGGGACGGAAAAGTCATATCAATTGAAGAAAAGCCAAAACAGCCGAAGTCTAATTATGCGGTTCCAGGGATTTATTTTTACGATAATTCAGTAGTTGAGGTTGCAAAAAATATAAAACCTAGTGATCGTGGAGAATTGGAAATAACTGATGTGAATCGGGTGTATCTGGAAAAGGGAGAGCTGAATGTGAGTATTCTCGATAGGGGAACTGCCTGGCTGGATACTGGAACATTTCAATCATTGATGCAGGCAGCTCAATTTGTGGAAGTCATAGAAGAAAGACAAGGTCTTAAAATCGGTTCTATAGAAGGTGCCTCTTATGAAATGGGATTTATTGATGAAAGCCAATTTCGAAAACTCGCAAAACCTCTGATGAAGAGTGGTTATGGAAAAAATTTGTTGGGTTTATTGAATAAAAAGAAATGAAAGTAACAGAAACTAACCTTAAGGGGTGTGTCATTATCGAACCTGAAGTATTTGAAGATGAAAGAGGATACTTTTTTGAAAGTTTTAATGTCTCTAAATTTGAAAAATTAATTAGCCAAAGTGTAAATTTTGTTCAGGATAATCAATCTTTTTCCAAAAAAGGAGTGTTGAGAGGAATACATTATCAAATTGGAGAGCATGCTCAGGCAAAATTAGTGAGGGTTGTTCAAGGAAAGGTCATTGATGTAGCTGTAGATCTTATCAAAGGATCAACTACCTTCGGTCAGTATATAGCAGTTGAATTATCTGCTGAAAATAAAAAACAACTTTTTATTCCACGTGGCTTTGGGCACGGTTTTGTTGTTTTATCAGATACCGCAGAATTTTTTTATAAGTGCGACAATTACTACCATAAAGAATCAGAAGGGGGTGTGATTTATAACGATCCTCAAATAAATATTGATTGGGGCTTAAGTGATAACAAGATTTCGGTATCTGAAAAAGATGCATCCTTACCTAAGTTAAAAGACGCAAGATTATGACAAAAGTTTTAGTTACTGGGGCAGGTGGCCAATTAGGCAAAACAATAGAAAAATTAACCCAGGATTATGCAAATATTAATTTTTTCTTTACCTCGTCTTCAGATTTAGATATTACGAAGGCTAGTGTGATAGAAAAATATTTTAAAGAATACAATCCTGATTATTGTATAAACTGTGCCGCTTATACCAATGTAGAACAAGCCGAAAAGGAGCCTGAAAAAGCATTTTCAGTAAATGCTGAAGGAGTCAGGGATTTGAGTCTTGTTTGTAAAGAATACAATACGCTTTTAATTCATATATCAACTGATTATGTTTTTGACGGTAAAAAGGCTAGACCTTACACCACTGAGGATACTCCAAACCCTATCAATGAATATGGCAAATCTAAATTAGTCGGCGAGAAATATATTCAGCAAATTCTGAAAAAGTACTTTATTATCAGAACATCCTGGTTGTACAGTAAGGAGTTTGGAAAAAATTTTTATAAAACCATTTTGGAAAAGGCAAAAACTGAAAAGGAAATGTATATAACAACTCAACAAACCGGTTGTCCTACCGATGCGGAAAATTTAGCTGTTTATATGATTTCTATTATTGAAAATAACACCGAAAAATATGGCCTTCATCATTTTTGCGATGGAGAAGCCATGACGTGGTATGATTTTGCAAAAAAAATAATACTTGAAAACAAATTAACAGAGCAAGTTAAGATTGTAGAAGCTAAGAATTATCGTACTTTTGCACGAAGGCCTGAATATAGTGTATTAAGAAATTAAGAATTTAATGAAAAATCTAGATTTAAAAGGAAAATCCTTGTTGATAACAGGAGGAACGGGGTCATTAGGTAAAGCCTTAACAAAACATATTTTAACAAAACATCCGGAACTAAGAAGATTGATAATTTTTTCTAGGGATGAACAGAAACAATTTCAAATGGCCCAGGAATATCCTGTAGATAAATATCCTAAAATCCGTTTTTTTATTGGTGATGTAAGAGATAAAGAAAGACTTATCAGAGCATTTAAAGGTGTAGATTATGTTATACATGCCGCAGCTATGAAACATGTCCCTATAGCAGAATATAATCCTGAGGAATGTATAAAAACAAATATTGGAGGGGCTGAGAATGTCGTTGATGCATGTTTTGAAACGAAAGTTGAAAGGGTAGTTGCCTTATCCACAGATAAAGCTTGTGCACCAATAAATCTGTACGGTGCTACTAAATTAACTTCTGATAAATTGTTTATTGCCGCTAATAATATTAAAGGAGATAATCCTATCCGTTTTTCTGTGGTGAGATATGGAAATGTAATGGGCTCAAATGGTTCAGTTATACCTTTTTTTATTAAAAGAAAAAAATCGGATAAAGTGTTACCTATTACAGATCCTAATATGACTAGATTTAACATTTCATTACAAGGAGGTGTGGATATGGTAATGCATGCATTAGAAAATGCATGGGGAGGAGAGCTTTTTGTACCAAAAATACCATCTTATAGAATTTTAGATGTGGCTGAAGCCATTGGGCCGGAATGTGAAAAACCCATAGTAGGGATTAGACCGGGAGAGAAAGTTCATGAAGAGATGATTACCCCTTCAGATTCATTTTACACTTATGATTTAGGAAAATATTATGCTATTTTACCAGCTACGCACAAATGGAAACTGGAAGATTTTATTAAAGAATTTAATGCCAAACGAGTAGAAGAAGGATTTAGCTATAACTCAGGTACAAATGATGAATGGGAAACGGTTGAAAGTTTAAGAAATTTGATTAAATTACATGTAGATTCAACTTTTATAGCATAATGGAAAATAACATAATTCCATATGGAAGACAAAATATCACAGATGAGGATATTAAAGCTGTAGTGGAGACATTAACTTCTGATTTTCTGACTCAAGGTCCAAAAGTTGCTGAATTTGAAAAAGCATTTGCAAATTATATAGGTTCCAAATACGCTGTAGCAGTAAATAATGCAACAGCCGGTCTTCATATCTCAGTATTAGCATTGGGATTAAAACCTGGAGAAAGAGCCATTACCACACCAATCACTTTTGCTGCATCGGCTAATTGTATTAGGTACGCTGGTGGAGAAGTTTGGTTTGCTGATATTGATCCTGACACCTATTTATTGTCGTTAGAAAAAACCCAAGAACTCATTGAAAGTAAACCTAAAGGTTTTTTTAAAGGAATTATACCTGTTGATTTTGCCGGTTTACCAGTAAACTTAGAGGATTTCAGGAAACTTGCTAGGAAACATGATTTATGGATAATTGAAGACGCTTGCCATGCACCTGGTGGGTATTTTTTCGATTCGATGGAAAAAAAACAAATGTGCGGTAACGGAACTTATAGTGATGTTGGAGTGTTTTCTTTTCATCCTGTAAAGCACATAGCATGTGGTGAAGGAGGGATGGTTACGACCAATTCAGAATCAATTTATAAAAAACTCTTGCTTTTAAGAACTCATGGGATTACAAAAGAGAATATGTCTGAAAATCATGGAGGGTGGTATTATGAAATGAAAGAATTAGGATTTAATTTCCGCTTAACTGATATTCAATCTGCATTGGGAATTACACAATTGGCTAAAAATGAAAAGGGAGTTATAAGGAGAAATGAGATAGCCGAAAATTATAAAAAAGCATTCAAAGATAAGATTAAATACCAGAGCCTACCGGAAGATAGTTATAATGCACATCATTTATTTGTTATTGAAGTAGATGACAAAAAAGGATTATATGATTATTTAAGAAAGCATAATATTTTCTCTCAAATACATTATATTCCTGTACATAAACTTCCTTATTATATAGAAATAGGTTACGGAACCGCAGATTTGAGTAATTCCGAACAGTATTATTCAAAATGTATCAGTCTGCCTATGTATCCAACATTATCAGATAAGGAACAACAACTTGTTATTCAAAAAGTTCTTGAGTTTTATCATGGCTGATTTGTGTATCATACCTGCAAGAGGAGGAAGTAAGCGGATACCAAGAAAGAATATTAAGAACTTTTTAGGGAAACCTATTATTTCCTATTCTATTGAAGCAGCATTAAAAAGCAATCTTTTTGATGAAGTCATGGTCTCAACAGATGATGACGAAATAGCAATAATTTCTAAGAGTTTTGGCGCAAAGGTTCCATTCATGAGAAGCTATGAAAATGCTAATGATTTTGCAACAACTGTGGATGTTCTTATTGAAGTTATTAATCAATATGAAGAAAAAGGAATTATATATGAAAATATATGTTGTATATATCCAACAGCTCCTTTTGTTTCTGACACAATCTTACTCAAAGCAAAAAATCTGTTAGAATCACAAGATTACGATGCAGTTTTTCCAGTACTTCAATATAGCTTTCCTATTCAACGTGCAATGAGAATAAATCCTAATGGGGAAATTAAAATGATTCGACCCGAGTATATGGCGAAACGCTCTCAGGATTTAGAAGCTACTTTCCATGATGCAGGGCAATTTTATTTTTTAAAGGTTCTAGAATTGAAAAGGCATAATAAGCTTTGGACGGATAATACTAGTTGTATTGTGATAGATGAATTGAAAGCACAGGACATAGATACTGAGACAGATTGGAAATTAGCGGAACTTAAGTATCAATTAATGCAAGATGATGAAAAAGAGAATTCTATTTAGAGCTGATGGAAATTCATCAGTAGGACTTGGTCACTTATACCGTTTATTTGCTTTGGTAGAAATGGTAAAAGACATATATGATTTTGGTTTCCTTACTCATTTTTCTTCAACTACTTCAGTAATTCCCAATACATATGCTGTTATAAAAATTCCCAAAGGAATAACTATTGAAGATGAACCAAAATGGCTAGCAGAAAATTACAATCCTGAACAATATATTATCATAGCCGATGGTTATCAGTTTGGTTCAAGTTATCAACAACAATTAAAGGCTCATGGATTTTCTCTGGTGTATATTGATGATTTAGAGAAAGAGCATATGTATGCTGATGTTGTAGTTAATCATTCTCCTCTTGCCAAAGAAAAAAATTACAAAAGTGAAAAGTATACAAAATTTGCGTTAGGCACAGATTATGCAATTTTACGCCCATCATTTTTAGAGGCTATTAAAAAAAACAGAGTAATTAATAAAATTGATTCTGTATTTATTTGTTTTGGAGGAGCAGATCCATATGATTTATCATTAAAGGCAGCTTTAGCTTGCTTAAATGTAAAAGAAATTAAAAAAGTTAATGTTGTTTTAGGAGGAGCTTATAAACATGATCAAGTATTTAAATTGGCCAAAGAAAATGTAAAATTGAATATTTATCAAAATCTCAATGAAAAAGAATTAATTTCATTAATGATCTCTTGTAATCTTGCAATTGTTCCAGCAAGCACTATTTTGTATGAAATATGTGCTGTTAAAATGCCTGTTTTGTCTGGATACTTTGTCGAGAATCAAAAAAGACTTTATGATGCTTTAAACAAAAAGAAAGTTATTTTTGGTCTTGATAATTTAGTCAAGTTTAAAAAAGATGACTTTATAAGGGAAATAAACCATATTTTAAATAGATCCAATTTTAATGAAATAATTAATAATCAGAATACTCTTTTCGATTCAAAAATTAAAGAAAGATATCTCGATCTTTTAAAATTTGTAAAATACAGGAATATAAAAAAAAGTGATATTAAATTGCTTTATGATTGGGCAAATGATAAATTATCTAGAGCGAATTCTTACAACCCAAATCCTATTAGTTGGGAAGAACATAAAGAATGGTTTGCAAAGAAAATCAAAGATAAGGACTCCATCATTTATATTGCTGAAATTAATAAAACCCCAGCAGGTTATATAAGATTTGATGTGAAGCAAAAAGAATCAGTAATAAGTATACTTGTATCAGCCCAACAT includes:
- a CDS encoding GIY-YIG nuclease family protein, translating into MLECSDKSFYIGITSDIEKRLYQHNAGSN
- the cysN gene encoding sulfate adenylyltransferase subunit CysN, with product MQIGNNQLLRFTTAGSVDDGKSTLIGRLLYDSKSIFEDQLEAIENTSKKKGHEGVDLALFTDGLRDEREQGITIDVAYRYFTTPKRKFIIADTPGHIQYTRNMVTGASTANAAIILIDARHGVIEQTKRHSFIASLLQIPHIIVCINKMDLVEFSEEVYNNIISQYEEFSSKLLVKDIRFIPISALLGDNVVNRSENMGWYQGAPLLHTLETMHIASDINKVDARFPVQTVLRPQNDQHRDYRGYAGRVASGIFRKGDEVSVLPSGFTSKIKSIDTYNGELEEAFAPMSVSIQLEDDIDISRGDMIVRTKNVPEVNQDIEVMLCWLHNNPARPRAKYTIRHTSNEQKAMIREVVYKIDINTLSRKNDDIEIGMNDICKVKIRTTKPLMYDSYRENRTTGSIILIDDTTNETVAAGMIV
- a CDS encoding DUF6909 family protein; the protein is MNKVKGRTRAQESTGAIERMYITMRHLFNRGFYKPMGVSGETLRESLLQLRPEIYGSVAEEKIELNGLTYILDRLPQGIEECRYINLTSDEGYNLSHFSPIIPPKRRRNCYRIDEEQMNIEITRGRSDIYDILTHLTFLFIESHKIFKKIYIEDSGTTIRDWKKLEEAVKKKKLTQSEREIALSHVSNIIGRTFDEVLDAHKIFATKEKPEQFLNIIYWMGKLSLDEEISGEKRTITFSPVLRERLGHHIHGEIWANNIKKTLKKNHLLGRPIHIISANMHSVMNYLYAPLIFKKEFDNAKSEYEVFEKLSQPENASLTKKIKDYAEKNGMISIKDTSGTNIDVQIFDTSRLKYNNSSNLEEEKKPVLFVMDYAFGEQAYETIDEFLKPYKETRSNVQFLNVVSVSVMGKAGILEGGKGDLMIPTAHIFEGTADNYPFKNEFSKKDFEGNGLKVFEGSMVTVLGTSLQNRDILKFFHESTWNVVGIEMEGAHYQKAVQSASKIRKSISQDVKVRYAYYASDNPLETGSTLASGSLGITGVKPTYLITKKILEQIFNS
- the rfbB gene encoding dTDP-glucose 4,6-dehydratase translates to MNILITGGAGFIGSHVVRLFVNKYPHYNIYNLDLLTYAGNLENLKDIEERENYTFIKEDINDSIRINSLFEKYKFDAVIHLAAESHVDRSITDPLAFVRTNIMGTVNLLNAFKEVWKDDFKGKKFYHISTDEVYGTLGTTGFFTETTPYDPNSPYSASKASSDHFVRAYGETYGLPYVITNCSNNYGPYQFPEKLIPLFINNIIKNKPLPLYGDGKYTRDWLYVIDHAIAIDLVFHKGEIKETYNIGGFNEWQNIDLVKVLCKLTDEKLNRPEGSSEQLITYVKDRPGHDKRYAIDASKINEKLGWKPSVTFEEGLSKTIDWYLDNQQWLDHVTSGQYQKYYEEMYKNRELK
- the rfbA gene encoding glucose-1-phosphate thymidylyltransferase RfbA; protein product: MKGIVLAGGSGTRLHPLTLAVSKQLMPIYDKPMIYYPISTLIWSGIKDILIISTPHDLPLFKKLLGDGKKYGCNFQYEVQEAPNGLAEAFIIGEEFIGVDKVALILGDNIFYGTGLSRLLQANNNPEGGIIYAYRVHDPERYGVVEFDRDGKVISIEEKPKQPKSNYAVPGIYFYDNSVVEVAKNIKPSDRGELEITDVNRVYLEKGELNVSILDRGTAWLDTGTFQSLMQAAQFVEVIEERQGLKIGSIEGASYEMGFIDESQFRKLAKPLMKSGYGKNLLGLLNKKK
- the rfbC gene encoding dTDP-4-dehydrorhamnose 3,5-epimerase produces the protein MKVTETNLKGCVIIEPEVFEDERGYFFESFNVSKFEKLISQSVNFVQDNQSFSKKGVLRGIHYQIGEHAQAKLVRVVQGKVIDVAVDLIKGSTTFGQYIAVELSAENKKQLFIPRGFGHGFVVLSDTAEFFYKCDNYYHKESEGGVIYNDPQINIDWGLSDNKISVSEKDASLPKLKDARL
- the rfbD gene encoding dTDP-4-dehydrorhamnose reductase, which encodes MTKVLVTGAGGQLGKTIEKLTQDYANINFFFTSSSDLDITKASVIEKYFKEYNPDYCINCAAYTNVEQAEKEPEKAFSVNAEGVRDLSLVCKEYNTLLIHISTDYVFDGKKARPYTTEDTPNPINEYGKSKLVGEKYIQQILKKYFIIRTSWLYSKEFGKNFYKTILEKAKTEKEMYITTQQTGCPTDAENLAVYMISIIENNTEKYGLHHFCDGEAMTWYDFAKKIILENKLTEQVKIVEAKNYRTFARRPEYSVLRN
- the pseB gene encoding UDP-N-acetylglucosamine 4,6-dehydratase (inverting), with the protein product MKNLDLKGKSLLITGGTGSLGKALTKHILTKHPELRRLIIFSRDEQKQFQMAQEYPVDKYPKIRFFIGDVRDKERLIRAFKGVDYVIHAAAMKHVPIAEYNPEECIKTNIGGAENVVDACFETKVERVVALSTDKACAPINLYGATKLTSDKLFIAANNIKGDNPIRFSVVRYGNVMGSNGSVIPFFIKRKKSDKVLPITDPNMTRFNISLQGGVDMVMHALENAWGGELFVPKIPSYRILDVAEAIGPECEKPIVGIRPGEKVHEEMITPSDSFYTYDLGKYYAILPATHKWKLEDFIKEFNAKRVEEGFSYNSGTNDEWETVESLRNLIKLHVDSTFIA
- the pseC gene encoding UDP-4-amino-4,6-dideoxy-N-acetyl-beta-L-altrosamine transaminase, giving the protein MENNIIPYGRQNITDEDIKAVVETLTSDFLTQGPKVAEFEKAFANYIGSKYAVAVNNATAGLHISVLALGLKPGERAITTPITFAASANCIRYAGGEVWFADIDPDTYLLSLEKTQELIESKPKGFFKGIIPVDFAGLPVNLEDFRKLARKHDLWIIEDACHAPGGYFFDSMEKKQMCGNGTYSDVGVFSFHPVKHIACGEGGMVTTNSESIYKKLLLLRTHGITKENMSENHGGWYYEMKELGFNFRLTDIQSALGITQLAKNEKGVIRRNEIAENYKKAFKDKIKYQSLPEDSYNAHHLFVIEVDDKKGLYDYLRKHNIFSQIHYIPVHKLPYYIEIGYGTADLSNSEQYYSKCISLPMYPTLSDKEQQLVIQKVLEFYHG
- the pseF gene encoding pseudaminic acid cytidylyltransferase — its product is MADLCIIPARGGSKRIPRKNIKNFLGKPIISYSIEAALKSNLFDEVMVSTDDDEIAIISKSFGAKVPFMRSYENANDFATTVDVLIEVINQYEEKGIIYENICCIYPTAPFVSDTILLKAKNLLESQDYDAVFPVLQYSFPIQRAMRINPNGEIKMIRPEYMAKRSQDLEATFHDAGQFYFLKVLELKRHNKLWTDNTSCIVIDELKAQDIDTETDWKLAELKYQLMQDDEKENSI